GAGGGCGTCGTCGATGACCGCGCCGAAGATGATGTTGGCCTCGGGGTGGGCGGCCTCGCTCACCAGCTGGGCGGCCTCGTTGATCTCGAAGAGACCGAGGTCGCTGCCGCCGGAGATGGACAGCAGCACGCCGCGGGCGCCGTCGATGGACGCCTCCAGGAGCGGCGAGGAGATCGCCATCTCCGCGGCGGCCACCGCGCGGTCGTCGCCGCGGGCCGAGCCGATGCCCATCAGGGCCGAACCCGCCTCGGACATCACGGACTTGACGTCGGCGAAGTCGAGGTTGATCAGGCCCGGCGTGGTGATGAGGTCGGTGATGCCCTGCACACCGGAGAGCAGTACTTGGTCCGCGGACTTGAACGCGTCGAGGACACTGACCTGGCGGTCCGAGATGGACAGCAGCCGGTCGTTGGGGATGACGATGAGGGTGTCGACCTCGTCGCGGAGTTCGGCGATGCCGTCCTCGGCCTGGTTCGCGCGCCGACGGCCCTCGAAGGTGAACGGGCGGGTGACCACGCCGATCGTCAGGGCGCCGAGCGAGCGGGCGATGTTGGCCACGACGGGTGCGCCGCCGGTACCGGTGCCGCCGCCCTCTCCGGCGGTGACGAAGACCATGTCGGCCCCCTTGAGGACCTCCTCGATCTCCTCGCGGTGGTCCTCGGCGGCCTTGCGGCCGACTTGCGGGTTGGCCCCGGCGCCGAGTCCGCGGGTGAGTTCACGGCCGACGTCGAGCTTGACGTCGGCGTCGCTCATCAACAGGGCTTGCGCGTCAGTGTTGATCGCGATGAACTCGACGCCTTTGAGGCCGACCTCGATCATCCGGTTGATGGCATTGACACCACCGCCGCCGACACCGATGACTTTGATGACTGCGAGGTAGTTCTGCGGTGCTGCCACGTCGAAGGCCTCTCGCCTCGAGTTACGTGTCGCCGCTTCGCAGCTTGGCTGCGCGACGACTGATGCCGAATGGGACGGTTCGAACGCCGACCCGAACCCTAACGCTGAAGTTTAGGGTTACCAGAGTGTTCCTTGCTGGAACTTCATTGACTGTTCCGAACAGGACACTAAGTCGACAAGTGGCGCGCGTTCAATGAACACGCCGAACCTCCCTCTTTTCTTTTCACCCTATGTGATCAGGCGTTGCGCTGCTCAACCAGGGTGCTGGCCTGCGACGACGGGCGTCAACTCCGTGACGTGGCAGGGGCGGTGGGAACACTCACATCGAAGTGCCGCGCCTTCGGGGCGGCTTTCAGAAGTGCCGTGAGTGTACGGGCCTTCGCCGCGCTCTTCTCACTGCTTCCCCACTCGACACTGCGGCCCCCGCTCAGCTCCAGCGAGAAGTCGTCGTACGAACTCGCCTTCAGCAGACGGGTCTCACGGGCCACCGGGTCCGGGAGGCGACCGGCGACCCGGACCGCTTCGCGTACCAGCCGGGAGACCGGGAAGCGGCGCAGACTGGGTGAGTCGGCGGTGGCGAGTTCGAGAACCGGAATGCCCTCGGGCGCCCGGTCCAGCTCGGCGAACCGCACGCCCTCGGCGTCGACTTCGGTGTAGCGCCCGTCCTTTCGGACGAGCAGTACGGCCTTGCGTTCGGTGAGTTCGACGCTGATGGTGTGCGGCCAGGAACGGCTCACATCGACCAGGTCGATACGCGGCAATTTCTTGCGCAGCCGCGCCTCGACGGCGTCCGTGTCGACGGAAATGAGCGGGGAGCCGATCGGAAGGTCGGCCGCCTCGCGGACCTGAGCGGGCGTCAGTACCCGGGTGCCGCGTACCGAGGACTTCTCCGCGCGCAGCCAACTCGACCCGTACAGCGCCCAGATGGCGAATCCGGTGAGCAGGAGGAGGACGACGAGTACGAGAAGCAGCAGACGCGGCCGGGTCAGCCTCGGGCCCGGCGGCCGGGGCGGGCCGGTCCTCGGCTCCTGCCGTTCGCCGCGTTCGGCGGTGGTGGATCCGGCCACGCTCCCCTGCCTTCTGTCACGCGCTGGGGCGTGACCCTTTCACGGTCACGCGCTCTGCCGTGACCTGATCGCCTCGTACACCATGCCGACGAGCAGGTCGTCGGCGTCCCGGCGGCCGAACTCCGAGGCGGCGCGGGACATCTCGTAGAGCCGGTGCGGATCGGCGAGCACCGGCAGGACGTTGCCGTGCACCCATTCCGGGGTGAGTTCGGCGTCGTCGACGAGGAGTCCGCCGCCTGCCTTGACCACCGGCTGGGCGTTGAGCCGCTGTTCGCCGTTGCCGATCGGCAGCGGGACGTACGCGGCGGGGAGCCCGACGGCGGAGAGTTCGGCCACGGTCATCGCGCCCGCGCGGCAGAGCATCATGTCGGCCGCGGCGTACGCGAGGTCCATCCGATCCACGTACGGTACCGGGATGTAGGGGGGCATTCCCGGCATGTTGTCCACGTGCGGCAGTTCGTTCTTCGGGCCGACCGCGTGCAGGATCTGAATTCCCGCCCGCTGAAGGGCCGGAGCGACCTGCTGGACGACCTCGTTCAGGCGACGGGCGCCCTGCGAACCGCCCGAGACGAGCAGGGTGGGCAGCTGCTGGTCGAGGCCGAACAGGGCGCGGGCCTCGGGGCGGGCGGCCGCGCGGTCCAGGGTGGCGATGGAACGGCGCAGCGGAATGCCGATGTAGCGCGAGCCGCGCAGCTTGCTGTCCGGCGTGGAGACGGCGACCTGGGAGGCGTAGCGCGAACCGATCTTGTTGGCGAGGCCGGGGCGGGCGTTGGCCTCGTGCACCACGATCGGCACCCCGAGCCGCTTGGCCGCGAGGTACCCGGGCAGCGCCACGTAACCGCCGAAGCCGACCACCGCGTCCGCCCGCGTGCGCTCCAGGATCTGCTCGGCCGCCTTGATGGTGCCGCGCAGTCGGCCGGGCACCGTGATGAGCTCCGCGGTGGGCTTGCGCGGCAGCGGAACGGCCGGGATCAGGGCGAGTTCGTAGCCGCGCTCCGGCACCAGGCGGGTCTCCAGGCCGCGTTCGGTTCCGAGGGCGGTGATGCCCACGCTCGGGTCCTGCCTGCGCAGGGCGTCCGCGAGGGCGAGCGCGGGCTCGATGTGACCGGCGGTCCCCCCACCGGCGAGTACGACATGCACCGAAATTCACCGCTCTCCGGACGAACGCGTCGTGGCGCGCCGTCTCATCGTGTTCCATCTGCGAGGACCCCGGTCGCCCGGAGTGCCTTGTGGCGCCTCACGCTTCGCCTCACGCTTTCTACCAAAGGCGCTCCCCCAGTGCCTGAGCGGCCCGGGTGATGCCTTCTTCCGCAGCGCGAGCGCCGCCCGCGCCGCGGGTTCCTCCCGTGCGAAGGCGATGAGGAGCCCGATCGCGAACATGGTCGGCAGCAGGGCCGAGCCTCCGTAGGAGAACAGCGGGAGCGGGACACCGGCGATCGGCAACAGGCCGAGCACCGCACCGATGTTGATCACCGCCTGCGCCGTGATCCAGGTTGTCACGCCTCCCGCGGCGTACCTCACGAAAGGTTCCTCCGTGCGTCCGGCCACGCGGATACCCGCATAGCCTAGAGCCGCGAAGAGCACGAGTACGGACAGCGTCCCGGCCAGGCCCAGTTCCTCCCCGGTGATGGCGAAGATGAAGTCCGTGTGGGCTTCGGGGAGTTGACCCCATTTCTCCACACTCGCACCGAGTCCGGATCCGAACAGACCGCCGGAGGCGAGGGCGTAGGTTCCGTGCACCGCCTGCCAGCACTGGTCGTTGGGGCCGGGGTCGGTCGCGAACATGCAGGCGAGTCGGCCCATCCGGTTCGGGTTGGTCTTGATGAGCACCGCGCCGATGAACAGGGCCACGCCGAGTACGCCCGCGAACAGCCGGGTCGGCGCGCCCGCGAGCCACAACAGGCCGAACAGGATGGCCGAGAGGATGATCGCGGTGCCCATGTCGCCGCCGAGCATGATGAGTCCGAGCAGCATGAAGGCGACCGGAACCAGCGGCACCAGCATGTGCTTCCACTGCGTCAGAAGGCGCTTGTCGTTCTTGCGGGCGAGCAGGTCCGCGCCCCACAGCACGAGCGCGAGTTTGCCGAACTCGCTCGGCTGGAGCTGGAAGGGGCCGCCCAGGGAGATCCAGTTCTGGTTCCCGTTGACCGCGACTCCTATCCCGGGAACCTGCACCAGGATCATCAGAAAGACCGATCCTGCGAGGATCGGATAAGCCAGCGCCCGGTGCAGTCGGACGGGCATCCGCGTCGCCGCGTACATCAGGATGCTGCCGAGCACCGCCGCCACGAACTGCTTCTTGAAGAAGTACGCACCGGGCAGCGAGAGCTGGAGCGCCGTGATCATCGACGCGGAGTACACCATCACGAGCCCGAGGGCGGTGATCAGCAGCGCGCTGCCGAACAGCAGG
This is a stretch of genomic DNA from Streptomyces sp. NA04227. It encodes these proteins:
- the ftsZ gene encoding cell division protein FtsZ, with translation MAAPQNYLAVIKVIGVGGGGVNAINRMIEVGLKGVEFIAINTDAQALLMSDADVKLDVGRELTRGLGAGANPQVGRKAAEDHREEIEEVLKGADMVFVTAGEGGGTGTGGAPVVANIARSLGALTIGVVTRPFTFEGRRRANQAEDGIAELRDEVDTLIVIPNDRLLSISDRQVSVLDAFKSADQVLLSGVQGITDLITTPGLINLDFADVKSVMSEAGSALMGIGSARGDDRAVAAAEMAISSPLLEASIDGARGVLLSISGGSDLGLFEINEAAQLVSEAAHPEANIIFGAVIDDALGDEVRVTVIAAGFDGGQPPSKRDGVLGSASAKREEAPAPARPATESRPAFGGLGSVTPREDRDLAPAPEPASEPVSPSPVSEASERGTSSLTTPQVPSARYQDSAAEELDVPDFLK
- a CDS encoding cell division protein FtsQ/DivIB; its protein translation is MAGSTTAERGERQEPRTGPPRPPGPRLTRPRLLLLVLVVLLLLTGFAIWALYGSSWLRAEKSSVRGTRVLTPAQVREAADLPIGSPLISVDTDAVEARLRKKLPRIDLVDVSRSWPHTISVELTERKAVLLVRKDGRYTEVDAEGVRFAELDRAPEGIPVLELATADSPSLRRFPVSRLVREAVRVAGRLPDPVARETRLLKASSYDDFSLELSGGRSVEWGSSEKSAAKARTLTALLKAAPKARHFDVSVPTAPATSRS
- the murG gene encoding undecaprenyldiphospho-muramoylpentapeptide beta-N-acetylglucosaminyltransferase, whose translation is MHVVLAGGGTAGHIEPALALADALRRQDPSVGITALGTERGLETRLVPERGYELALIPAVPLPRKPTAELITVPGRLRGTIKAAEQILERTRADAVVGFGGYVALPGYLAAKRLGVPIVVHEANARPGLANKIGSRYASQVAVSTPDSKLRGSRYIGIPLRRSIATLDRAAARPEARALFGLDQQLPTLLVSGGSQGARRLNEVVQQVAPALQRAGIQILHAVGPKNELPHVDNMPGMPPYIPVPYVDRMDLAYAAADMMLCRAGAMTVAELSAVGLPAAYVPLPIGNGEQRLNAQPVVKAGGGLLVDDAELTPEWVHGNVLPVLADPHRLYEMSRAASEFGRRDADDLLVGMVYEAIRSRQSA
- the ftsW gene encoding putative lipid II flippase FtsW; amino-acid sequence: MLRLYLSFKRAWDRPLTAYYLLFGSALLITALGLVMVYSASMITALQLSLPGAYFFKKQFVAAVLGSILMYAATRMPVRLHRALAYPILAGSVFLMILVQVPGIGVAVNGNQNWISLGGPFQLQPSEFGKLALVLWGADLLARKNDKRLLTQWKHMLVPLVPVAFMLLGLIMLGGDMGTAIILSAILFGLLWLAGAPTRLFAGVLGVALFIGAVLIKTNPNRMGRLACMFATDPGPNDQCWQAVHGTYALASGGLFGSGLGASVEKWGQLPEAHTDFIFAITGEELGLAGTLSVLVLFAALGYAGIRVAGRTEEPFVRYAAGGVTTWITAQAVINIGAVLGLLPIAGVPLPLFSYGGSALLPTMFAIGLLIAFAREEPAARAALALRKKASPGPLRHWGSAFGRKREAKREAPQGTPGDRGPRRWNTMRRRATTRSSGER